The Trypanosoma brucei brucei TREU927 chromosome 2, complete sequence genome has a window encoding:
- a CDS encoding adenosine transporter 2, putative codes for MAMLGFESTAEFFAYLTFMFFGMSVMNVTNAIYSNYNFFSQYYKFAQGDADAVSKNTSFWEHMFTYYNVVVFTMQVLLETFMLTPLGRQIPVTWRYVFGLTIPMVEIIVILVIPAVGGTSEGGAMATMMIVAFVDGISKTLCDSSNAVTTGPFPTKFYSAMVMGLAVSGIMTSFLSIVIKASMKDNFESRRTQSQIYFGLVMLSQVVACVLLFLLRKNPYAIKYAAEFRYAARKKGTVCDFDVKGTGPVSGNRYADEKENKNVLNADIDPDDMRDTDQVEGTTNAQQMLDASIMVVVKRIWPVLLSCFFVFFATLLVFPGVFLAVRDSLTIKDFWYFNIVVAMFNLGDFSSRFALQFKRLHVSPRMVMIGSFARALLIIPLALCVPGTIPGVWLPCILCLLWGFTNGYFGGLSMIYGPRNGSLTTAGQRSLAAVCINVSLLMGLFAGAMFALAVKEALPKTE; via the coding sequence ATGGCAATGCTTGGTTTCGAGTCGACAGCTGAATTTTTTGCTTATCTtacttttatgttttttggGATGTCGGTGATGAATGTGACGAATGCCATTTACTCCAATTATAATTTTTTCTCCCAGTACTACAAGTTTGCGCAGGGTGATGCGGATGCTGTATCAAAAAATACATCATTCTGGGAGCACATGTTCACGTATTATAATGTTGTCGTGTTTACCATGCAAGTGCTTTTGGAGACTTTTATGCTCACTCCACTGGGTAGACAGATTCCTGTTACATGGCGTTATGTCTTTGGACTCACGATTCCCATGGTTGAAATCATTGTAATTTTGGTTATTCCTGCTGTTGGAGGAACAAGTGAGGGCGGTGCGATGGCAACTATGATGATAGTTGCGTTCGTCGACGGTATTTCGAAAACACTTTGTGACTCCAGCAATGCTGTCACTACAGGACCGTTTCCGACTAAATTCTATTCTGCGATGGTTATGGGTCTTGCTGTCTCCGGCATTATGACTTCATTTTTGTCCATTGTTATCAAAGCATCAATGAAGGATAACTTTGAAAGCAGACGAACTCAGTCCCAAATATACTTTGGATTAGTCATGCTCTCTCAAGTAGTTGCATgcgtccttctttttcttctgagGAAAAACCCATATGCCATTAAATATGCTGCAGAATTTAGGTATGCcgcgagaaaaaaaggaacagtgTGTGACTTTGATGTAAAGGGAACAGGGCCGGTAAGCGGAAATAGATATGctgatgaaaaagagaacaagaATGTATTGAATGCTGATATTGATCCAGATGATATGAGGGATACGGATCAGGTTGAAGGCACTACCAACGCTCAGCAAATGCTTGATGCGAGTATTATGGTTGTGGTGAAACGCATTTGGCCTGTGTTACTATCTTGCTTCTTTGTATTCTTTGCGACACTTCTTGTATTCCCTGGTGTATTCTTGGCAGTTAGGGATTCACTTACAATAAAAGACTTTTGGTATTTTAACATCGTCGTTGCCATGTTCAACTTGGGTGATTTCTCGTCACGTTTTGCTTTGCAGTTCAAGCGGTTGCATGTGTCTCCACGCATGGTTATGATTGGTTCATTTGCACGTGCACTTTTGATAATTCCTCTTGCTCTTTGCGTTCCTGGGACCATTCCTGGTGTATGGCTACCATGTATTCTTTGTCTCCTTTGGGGGTTCACAAATGGTTACTTTGGTGGCCTTTCAATGATTTATGGACCGCGTAACGGATCGCTCACCACAGCGGGTCAACGCTCTCTTGCCGCCGTATGTATCAATGTATCACTTCTTATGGGTCTTTTTGCTGGTGCTATGTTTGCGTTGGCTGTTAAGGAGGCTCTTCCTAAAACAGAGTAG